In one Streptomyces sp. NBC_01288 genomic region, the following are encoded:
- a CDS encoding GTP-binding protein, protein MDYDDSSDYESGHDPFPTALKILVAGGFGVGKTTFVGAVSEIAPLSTEELLTTVSAATDDLEGIENKVETTVAMDFGRITLDPEHVLYLFGTPGQERFWFMWDELSEGALGAVILADTRRLEECFAAVDFFEQRGLGFIVAINEFDGSYRYDPEEVRAAIDLDPGIPVVRCDARISSSGVQTLLTLVRHLIAHAPAHAPSHGAHM, encoded by the coding sequence ATGGACTACGACGACAGCTCTGACTACGAGAGTGGCCACGACCCCTTCCCCACCGCACTGAAGATCCTGGTGGCGGGCGGCTTCGGCGTCGGCAAGACGACCTTCGTCGGCGCGGTGAGCGAGATCGCGCCGCTCAGCACGGAGGAACTGCTCACCACCGTCAGTGCCGCGACCGACGATCTCGAAGGCATCGAGAACAAGGTCGAGACGACCGTGGCGATGGACTTCGGCCGGATCACCCTCGACCCGGAACACGTGCTCTATCTGTTCGGTACGCCCGGACAGGAGCGGTTCTGGTTCATGTGGGACGAACTGTCCGAAGGCGCGCTCGGCGCGGTCATCCTCGCCGACACCCGACGCCTTGAGGAGTGCTTCGCTGCCGTCGACTTCTTCGAACAGCGCGGCCTCGGCTTCATCGTCGCGATCAACGAGTTCGACGGCTCCTACCGCTACGACCCCGAGGAGGTGCGTGCCGCCATAGACCTCGACCCCGGGATCCCCGTCGTCCGCTGCGACGCGCGGATCTCCAGTTCCGGCGTCCAGACCCTGCTGACCCTCGTACGCCATCTCATCGCCCACGCCCCGGCCCACGCGCCGAGCCATGGTGCCCACATGTGA
- a CDS encoding DUF742 domain-containing protein: MATAGDGPWLDDAAGRLVRPFTVSNGRTRPSVALDLLSQVMATGATPLGYLGPEHAQALDLCRAPVSVAEVAAHLKLPAAVTKVLLSDLVDCGTLTTKPPEFHHNPTDRSLLEAVLDGLRRQL; encoded by the coding sequence GTGGCGACGGCCGGCGACGGGCCTTGGTTGGACGACGCGGCCGGACGTCTGGTGCGCCCCTTCACGGTCAGCAACGGCCGCACCCGGCCCTCCGTCGCACTCGACCTCCTGTCGCAGGTGATGGCCACCGGCGCCACCCCCCTCGGCTACCTCGGACCCGAGCACGCGCAGGCGCTCGACCTGTGCCGCGCGCCCGTCTCGGTCGCCGAGGTCGCCGCCCACCTGAAGCTGCCGGCGGCGGTCACCAAGGTGCTGCTGTCGGACCTCGTCGACTGCGGGACGCTGACCACCAAGCCACCCGAGTTCCACCACAACCCCACTGACCGGTCTCTTCTGGAGGCAGTGCTCGATGGACTACGACGACAGCTCTGA
- a CDS encoding roadblock/LC7 domain-containing protein, protein MASDAPTGHVSDLDWLMSGLVQRVPHTTSAVLLSCDGLVKSVHGLDPDSADHMAALASGLYSLGRSAGVRFGDGGDVRQVVVELDSTLLFVTTAGSGTCLAVLAGREADAAVLGYEMSMLVKSVRPYLVTAPRQHAVESPAMRP, encoded by the coding sequence ATGGCGAGCGATGCGCCGACCGGCCATGTATCCGATCTCGACTGGCTGATGAGCGGCCTCGTGCAGCGCGTACCGCACACCACCAGCGCGGTCCTGCTCTCCTGCGACGGGCTTGTGAAGTCGGTTCACGGGCTCGACCCCGACAGCGCCGACCACATGGCCGCCCTGGCCTCCGGGCTGTACTCCCTCGGCCGGAGCGCGGGCGTCCGCTTCGGTGACGGTGGAGACGTCCGGCAGGTCGTCGTCGAACTCGACTCGACGCTGCTCTTCGTCACCACGGCCGGCTCCGGCACCTGCCTCGCCGTGCTCGCCGGCCGCGAGGCCGACGCCGCAGTCCTCGGCTACGAGATGTCGATGCTGGTCAAGAGTGTCCGCCCCTACCTCGTGACCGCGCCCCGGCAGCACGCCGTCGAATCACCTGCGATGAGGCCTTGA